The Eriocheir sinensis breed Jianghai 21 chromosome 21, ASM2467909v1, whole genome shotgun sequence genome includes a region encoding these proteins:
- the LOC127001562 gene encoding uncharacterized PE-PGRS family protein PE_PGRS54-like isoform X23, translating into MWKVVVVAAALSVAAVAGEGGQEAQLSGPGLSLGELLRGSRESSGEYRVRHFGRGGGDDDDSEEFPPLMPYEFAYEVKDDATTNYQNRVEFVEDGVLRGSYSLLSPDGVVRTSVYSDTGNGFEVTLHEVPTDIVVIGSGLPGDPALKAGGTYRYYDSRDSGSRESFRPSFSRSGGFEAFSKASEGFDGSSRGSAIFSSSSNRDFSSKNKQSSREESSRREESERREESSRRDESRREESSRRDESRREESEGSRFEFLTNDKSALEAFDRESASQGFSGGSRDSEASSRRKESRREESEGYKYELLTNDKSALEAFDRESASQGFSGGSRDSEASSRHEESGGFGEFSHAFASSFSQQGGSGGGSGGGSGGGSGGGSGGGLGGGFGGGSGGGSEGGSGGSRGGFGGGSEGGSLGGSGGSSGGSGGGSGGGFVGTGSGSGHGGSGGGSGGGYEGGLGGGSGGGFGGGSEGGSFGGEFGGSGGGSGGGSDGGSGGGSSGGSGGGSGGGFVGTGGGSGHGGSSGGSDGGSGGGFGGGSGGSGGGSHGGSSGSGGGSGGGSGGSGRGSHGGSGGSGGGSGGGSHGGLGGSGGGFGGEFGGSGGGSGGGSGGSGGGSGGGSGGSGGGSHGGSGGSGGGSHGGSGGSGGGFGGGSGGSGGGSHGGSGGSDGGFGGGSGGSGGGFGVGSGGSGGGSHGGSGGSDGGFGGEFGGSGGGFGGEFSGSGGGSHGGSGGSDGGFGGGSGGSGGGFGVGSGGSGGGSHGGSGGSDGGFGGGSGGSGGGSHGGSGGSDGGFGGGSGGSGGGSHGGSGGSDGGFGGGSGGSGGGSHGGSGGSDGGFGGGSGGSGGGSHGGSSGSGGEFGGGFGGSGGGSHGGSGGSDGGFGGGSGGSGGGSHGGSSGSDGGFGGGSGGSGGGSHGGSGGSGDGFGGGSGGGSDGGSGGSGGEFGGGSGGSFGGSHGGSGGSGGGSGGGSGGSGGGSDGGSGSGSGGSGGGFGGGSGGSHGGSGASGGGSGGGSSGSGGGSHGGSGGGFGGGSGGSGGGSHGGSGGSGGRSGGGSSGGSDGGSGGGFGGGLDIGLGFGTDGPGGSGSGIELGLGLGGGPGIELGFGTDGPGGFGGEPGGSGGGFGGGPGGSGGGSHGGSGGSGGGSGGGSGGSGGGFDGGSGGGSGVSGGGFGGGLDIGLGFGAGDGPGGSGGGLGGSVGGFGGRPGGSDGGFGDGSGGSGGFGGGFGGGPGGGFGGGSGGSGGSGGFGGGFGGGPGGGFGGGSGGSGGFGGGFGGGPGGGFGGGSGGSGGGSGGGAGGSGGGVSGGGAGGGGVNLQDKAVFIIHPDFFKTGAGAGLTGLPEVTEPIIIVSDNKFAQGGGGAGVGFSNALGGGGFAGAFSSVNRLGEAAAADTTAAHSSGAASTATAEEVSTSSGKSGSTSTSAIESASSLGSASISASSPSSEGFVASTFSSNGLTVGSATGDSTSASSGSFGRSTIENVSSSASAAEGASSSGATKSASFSSASESSGSATDGASFLTSASEGGSSSHGSVSSGSGTEGAFLFDASGSSLGSAAEVDTSLGSAAEVASSSSATEVASSGSAAEVTFSGSAAEVASSSGAAEVTSSNSAAEVTSSNAAAAASSGSAAEGVSSSSSGGFDASTFNSRKLSVESSTKDSSSSSSRKGGVLTITSSSLDGSSGINKAVTDESSGRGQSVLDSGASGGTKNIEKAANAKPASSGQIGLNGFSTSFSEGGSQQFIISSSGDASRFDSHRFSSSGSGGSSSSGASSSAILHSQSGGDLKLQAPDQLLKILNPGQTARGLQGIRGSSGQGGAVFFTQETDLASSQGGKTSITQLPVTRVTTVTHLPDDSKQGSSILKIAGSSTGFKNNQNVFTSPPSGAARFFASASNTKTFQASGKKSAGNKIVSISGSGTLTTLPTGDTVLALGSKQPIAISTSQGVIRNSRRTAPFSTTNSRQQRPRRIRGRLLRSL; encoded by the exons CCACTCATGCCCTACGAGTTCGCATACGAGGTGAAAGACGACGCCACGACCAATTACCAGAACAGAGTGGAGTTCGTTGAGGATGGCGTGTTGCGGGGGAGCTACAGCCTCCTCTCCCCTGACGGTGTGGTTCGAACTTCCGTCTATTCCGACACCGGCAATGGCTTCGAG GTGACCCTCCACGAAGTGCCAACAGACATCGTGGTCATCGGCTCAGGCCTCCCTGGTGACCCCGCGCTCAAGGCCGGGGGCACGTACAGGTACTACGACTCTCGCGACTCAGGCTCAAGGGAGTCCTTCCGGCCATCTTTCAGCAGGAGCGGTGGATTTGAGGCTTTCTCTAAAGCATCAGAAGGGTTTGACGGGTCTTCAAGAGGGTCAGCTATCTTTAGTTCATCGAGCAACAGAGACTTTTCATCGAAAAATAAACAGTCAAGTCGCGAAGAGTCATCCAGGCGCGAAGAATCGGAAAGGCGCGAAGAATCGTCGAGACGCGATGAGTCAAGACGCGAAGAATCGTCGAGACGCGATGAGTCAAGACGCGAAGAATCCGAAGGCTCCAGATTTGAATTTTTAACGAATGACAAGAGTGCCTTGGAAGCCTTCGACAGGGAGAGCGCCAGCCAAGGCTTCTCTGGTGGGTCTAGGGACTCCGAGGCTTCGTCGAGACGCAAAGAGTCAAGACGCGAAGAATCCGAAGGCTACAAATATGAATTGTTGACGAATGACAAGAGTGCCTTGGAAGCCTTCGACAGGGAGAGCGCCAGCCAAGGCTTCTCTGGCGGGTCTAGGGACTCCGAGGCTTCGTCGAGACACGAAGAGTCTGGAGGCTTTGGAGAGTTCTCGCATGCCTTCGCGTCATCGTTCTCCCAGCAGGGAGGATCTGGAGGTGGATCAGGTGGTGGATCTGGAGGTGGATCAGGTGGTGGATCTGGTGGTGGATTAGGTGGTGGATTTGGTGGTGGATCAGGTGGTGGATCTGAGGGTGGATCAGGTGGATCAAGAGGTGGATTCGGTGGTGGATCTGAGGGTGGATCATTAGGTGGATCTGGAGGATCAAGTGGTGGATCTGGTGGTGGATCAGGGGGTGGATTTGTTGGAACTGGTAGTGGATCAGGTCACGGTGGATCTGGTGGTGGATCAGGTGGTGGATATGAGGGTGGATTAGGTGGTGGATCAGGGGGTGGATTCGGTGGTGGATCTGAGGGTGGATCATTTGGTGGTGAATTTGGTGGATCAGGTGGTGGATCTGGTGGTGGATCAGATGGTGGATCTGGAGGTGGGTCAAGTGGTGGATCTGGTGGTGGATCAGGGGGTGGATTTGTTGGAACTGGTGGTGGATCAGGTCACGGTGGATCAAGTGGTGGATCTGACGGTGGATCAGGTGGCGGATtcggtggtggttctggtggatCAGGTGGGGGATCACATGGTGGTTCAAGTGGATCAGGTGGCGGATccggtggtggttctggtggatCAGGTCGCGGATCACATGGTGGTTCTGGTGGATCAGGTGGCGGATCAGGTGGCGGATCACATGGTGGTTTAGGTGGATCAGGTGGCGGATTCGGTGGTGAATTTGGTGGATCAGGTGGCGGATccggtggtggttctggtggatCAGGTGGCGGATccggtggtggttctggtggatCAGGTGGGGGATCACATGGTGGTTCTGGTGGATCAGGTGGCGGATCACATGGTGGTTCAGGTGGATCAGGTGGCGGATTCGGAGGTGGATCTGGTGGATCAGGTGGCGGATCACATGGTGGTTCAGGTGGATCAGATGGCGGATTCGGTGGTGGATCTGGTGGATCAGGTGGCGGATTCGGAGTTGGATCTGGTGGATCAGGTGGCGGATCACATGGTGGTTCAGGTGGATCAGATGGCGGATTCGGTGGTGAATTTGGTGGATCAGGTGGCGGATTCGGTGGTGAATTTAGTGGATCAGGTGGCGGATCACATGGTGGTTCAGGTGGATCAGATGGCGGATTCGGTGGTGGATCTGGTGGATCAGGTGGCGGATTCGGAGTTGGATCTGGTGGATCAGGTGGCGGATCACATGGTGGTTCAGGTGGATCAGATGGCGGATTCGGTGGTGGATCTGGTGGATCAGGTGGGGGATCACATGGTGGTTCTGGTGGATCAGATGGCGGATTCGGTGGTGGATCTGGTGGATCAG GTGGCGGATCACATGGTGGTTCAGGTGGATCAGATGGCGGATTCGGTGGTGGATCTGGTGGATCAGGTGGGGGATCACATGGTGGTTCTGGTGGATCAGATGGCGGATTCGGTGGTGGATCTGGTGGATCAGGTGGGGGATCACATGGTGGTTCTAGTGGATCAGGTGGTGAATTCGGTGGTGGATTTGGTGGATCAGGTGGCGGATCACATGGTGGTTCAGGTGGATCAGATGGCGGATTCGGTGGTGGATCTGGTGGATCAGGTGGGGGATCACATGGTGGTTCTAGTGGATCAGATGGCGGATTCGGTGGTGGATCTGGTGGATCAGGTGGGGGATCACATGGTGGTTCAGGTGGATCAGGTGACGGATTCGGTGGTGGATCTGGTGGCGGATCCGATGGTGGATCAGGTGGATCAGGTGGCGAGTTCGGTGGTGGATCTGGTGGATCATTTGGCGGATCACATGGAGGTTCAGGTGGATCAGGTGGGGGATCCGGTGGTGGATCTGGTGGATCAGGTGGCGGATCCGATGGTGGATCAGGTAGTGGTTCAGGTGGATCAGGTGGCGGATTCGGTGGGGGATCTGGTGGATCACATGGTGGTTCAGGTGCATCAGGTGGGGGATCCGGTGGTGGATCTAGTGGATCAGGTGGCGGATCACATGGTGGTTCAGGTGGAGGATTCGGTGGTGGATCTGGTGGATCAGGTGGCGGATCACATGGTGGTTCAGGTGGATCAGGTGGGAGATCCGGTGGTGGATCAAGTGGCGGATCCGATGGTGGATCAGGTGGCGGATTCGGTGGTGGACTTGATATTGGACTCGGTTTTGGAACTGATGGACCTGGTGGATCAGGATCTGGTATTGAACTCGGTTTGGGACTTGGTGGTGGACCTGGTATTGAGCTCGGGTTTGGAACTGATGGACCTGGTGGATTCGGTGGTGAACCTGGTGGATCAGGAGGTGGATTCGGTGGTGGACCTGGTGGATCAGGTGGCGGATCACATGGTGGTTCAGGTGGATCAGGTGGCGGATccggtggtggttctggtggatCAGGTGGTGGATTCGATGGTGGATCAGGTGGTGGTTCAGGTGTATCAGGTGGCGGATTCGGTGGTGGACTTGATATTGGACTCGGTTTTGGAGCTGGTGATGGACCTGGTGGGTCAGGAGGTGGACTTGGTGGATCAGTTGGCGGATTCGGTGGTCGACCTGGTGGATCAGATGGTGGATTCGGTGATGGATCAGGTGGGTCAGGTGGATTCGGTGGCGGATTCGGAGGTGGACCAGGAGGTGGATTCGGTGGTGGATCAGGTGGATCAGGTGGATCAGGTGGATTCGGTGGCGGATTCGGTGGTGGACCAGGAGGTGGATTCGGTGGTGGATCAGGTGGATCAGGTGGATTCGGTGGCGGATTCGGTGGTGGACCAGGAGGTGGATTCGGTGGTGGATCAGGTGGATCAGGTGGTGGATctggtggtggagcaggtggaTCTGGTGGCGGGGTCAGTGGTGGAGgggccggcggcggcggcgtcaacCTACAGGACAAGGCCGTGTTCATCATTCACCCTGACTTCTTCAAGACCGGCGCGGGCGCCGGCCTGACGGGCCTGCCGGAAGTGACGGAGCCCATTATTATCGTGAGTGACAATAAATTTGCCCAGGGTGGGGGTGGGGCTGGCGTAGGTTTCAGTAATGCTCTGGGCGGAGGAGGGTTTGCGGGAGCCTTTAGCAGCGTGAACAGGCTGggagaggctgctgctgctgacacCACAGCGGCTCACTCAAGCGGTGCTGCATCAACTGCTACCGCCGAAGAAGTAAGTACATCCTCTGGTAAAAGTGGATCGACCTCGACCAGTGCCATTGAAAGCGCTTCATCCTTAGGCAGTGCCTCAATAAGCGCTTCTTCTCCAAGCAGTGAAGGCTTCGTTGCATCCACCTTCAGCTCCAACGGATTGACTGTTGGAAGTGCGACAGGTGATTCTACCTCTGCCTCGAGTGGATCATTTGGAAGAAGTACCATCGAAAATGTCTCATCCTCAGCTAGTGCCGCTGAAGGAGCATCTTCAAGTGGTGCTACAAAGAGTGCTTCATTCTCCAGTGCAAGTGAATCATCGGGCAGCGCCACTGATGGTGCTTCTTTTTTAACTAGTGCTTCCGAAGGTGGTTCATCCTCCCACGGATCAGTTTCCTCAGGGAGTGGAACTGAAGGCGCCTTTTTATTTGATGCAAGTGGATCTTCCCTAGGCAGTGCGGCTGAAGTTGATACTTCTTTAGGCAGTGCCGCTGAAGTAGCCTCCTCAAGCAGTGCCACTGAAGTGGCCTCCTCAGGCAGTGCCGCTGAAGTGACCTTCTCAGGTAGTGCCGCTGAAGTGGCCTCCTCAAGCGGTGCCGCTGAAGTGACCTCCTCAAATAGTGCCGCTGAAGTGACCTCAAGCAATGCCGCTGCAGCGGCTTCCTCAGGCAGTGCCGCTGAAGGTGTTTCTTCTTCGAGCAGTGGAGGGTTCGATGCATCTACATTCAACTCTAGAAAACTATCTGTAGAAAGCAGCACAAAagattcttcatcttcttccagcAGAAAAGGTGGAGTTCTAACAATTACTTCCTCTAGCTTGGATGGATCATCTGGTATCAACAAAGCGGTAACTGATGAGTCGTCTGGCAGGGGACAATCAGTTCTCGATAGTGGAGCATCAGGAGGaacaaaaaatattgaaaaggcAGCCAATGCAAAACCAGCTTCTTCGGGTCAAATTGGGCTGAATGGATTTAGCACGTCCTTCAGTGAAGGCGGATCACAACAGTTTATAATATCCTCTAGTGGAGACGCATCCAGGTTTGACTCCCACAGATTTTCCAGCAGTGGATCCGGTGGCTCTTCAAGCAGTGGGGCGTCAAGCAGTGCCATTTTGCACAGCCAAAGCGGTGGTGACTTAAAACTGCAGGCACCGGACCAGTTACTGAAGATTCTCAATCCAGGCCAAACAGCTCGCGGGCTTCAGGGTATCCGCGGCAGTTCGGGCCAGGGCGGGGCTGTCTTCTTTACGCAGGAAACTGACCTGGCCTCTTCCCAGGGCGGCAAAACCTCCATCACACAACTGCCAGTCACTCGCGTCACCACCGTGACACACCTCCCTGACGATTCTAAGCAAGGCTCTTCCATCTTGAAAATAGCTGGCAGTTCCACGGGCTTCAAGAATAACCAGAACGTGTTCACAAGCCCACCGTCAGGTGCTGCACGATTCTTTGCATCAGCATCAAACACAAAAACTTTTCAGGCGAGTGGCAAGAAGTCAGCAGGAAACAAAATTGTTAGCATATCCGGCTCAGGAACACTCACGACTCTTCCTACTGGTGACACTGTCCTCGCCTTGGGCAGCAAACAACCCATTGCAATTTCCACTTCCCAGGGCGTCATCAGGAACAGCCGGAGGACCGCGCCCTTTTCCACCACCAACTCGAGGCAGCAACGACCGAGGCGAATCCGAGGGCGGCTTCTGAGGTCACTCTAA